In a single window of the bacterium genome:
- a CDS encoding response regulator, giving the protein MKRILIVDDEKVVLDVLERILARLGYSTVVAHSGDTALELYAKEKNFFDLVLLDVLMPGKNGFQIAEEMRRLKPDQRIVLVTGMGENAINVKRENASSVKINDVLAKPFSFEKIKSLVEEMTNN; this is encoded by the coding sequence ATGAAACGAATACTAATAGTTGATGATGAGAAAGTAGTACTTGACGTTTTGGAACGGATACTTGCGAGGTTAGGATATTCTACAGTTGTAGCCCATTCAGGCGATACGGCACTGGAACTATATGCAAAGGAAAAGAATTTTTTCGACCTTGTTCTTCTGGATGTGCTCATGCCGGGGAAAAACGGGTTTCAGATTGCAGAAGAGATGCGGCGGCTCAAACCTGATCAGAGAATTGTCCTTGTTACGGGAATGGGGGAGAATGCCATAAATGTAAAACGTGAAAATGCATCATCTGTTAAAATTAACGATGTACTTGCAAAGCCCTTTTCTTTTGAGAAAATAAAATCTCTCGTGGAGGAGATGACAAATAACTGA